TCCACCGGCCTGCGCCACGGCGAGCTGGCCAGTTTGACACTCGGCCAGTTGCACCTGAATGCCGAGCCCACGCCGTATCTCGAACTCAACGCCGAAGATGCCAAGAGCGGTCATGGCGCGAACATCCCCTTGCGTGTCGAAGTCGTCGACGCGTTGAGCCGCCATCTGGCGGATCGACCCGGCGCCCATTACGAGGACAAACTGTTTGTCAATCCGCCCGTCATCCGCATCTTCGACGCCGACTGCCAGGCCGCCGGCATCCCGAAAACCAATGAGCGCGGCCGCGTTGTCGATATTCATGCTTTGCGATCGACCTTTTGTACCCACCTGGCCGTAGCGGGTGTTCATCCGCGCACCGCCATGGCCGCCATGCGACACAGCCGCATGGAACTGACGATGGTCCACTATACCGATCCGACCCTGCTCGACGTCGCCGGCGCGGTCAATTCCCTGCCGGCGTTTGCCAGTCCCAATGCCACCCGTCGGCTTGTATGACTACCAGATCGGGCATTGCACCATCGCTGGGGTTTGTGTTTACCCCGCGAATAATCCAAGGCGTTATTTTCGATATTGGCTAATCTCAAAAACAACAAACTTGCTTATTTTCGCCGCCGCAGGTAGCTTGGCAGTATGTACGGCAAACCCCACGGCTCCGGCAGGTTGATCAAGTGTCCCGGCGGGTACGAGGCGTTCGTCCCGAATCCGCTGCCGCTGGAGGTCGAGTTGTCACCTCGCCTGATTCGGACGATGTCGGATGCGGACCGCCTAATCGGTCAGTTGGCTGGTGAGGGGCGAAGCCTGCCGAACCCGCACCTGCTCATGCGACCGTTCGTCACGCGCGAAGCCGTGCTGTCCAGCCGTATTGAAGGTACGCAGGCGACGCTGGGCGAGTTGCTCGCCGCCGACGCTGGAGCGGTCGTGCAGCGCAGTCCCGATGAGCTTCGCGAGGTGGGCAATTACGTCGTCGCCCTCGAGCATGGGATGCAGCGCCTGGACTCACTGCCACTGTCACTTCGATTGATCCGCGAGTTGCATGCCAAACTCATGCAGGGTGTACGTGGCGACCACGCCACGCCCGGTGAGTTCCGGCGCAGTCAGAACTGGATTGGCCCACCCGGCTGTACGCTGAACAACGCCAGCTTCGTCCCGCCGCCCGTGGATTTGTTGATGGACTGTCTCGGTGAATGGGAGAACTTCCTGCACGACCGCAGTCTGCCGCCGCTGATCCAAATCGGCATGCTGCATTATCAGTTCGAGGCGATACACCCGTTCCTCGATGGCAACGGTCGCGTCGGCCGCCTGTTGATCACGCTGTTCTTGATCGAGCGCGGCATCCTCCCCACGCCGCTGCTATACCTCAGTGCTTTCTTCGAAGCCACGCGACCTGATTACTATGATCGCCTCTCAGCCGTCTCACATGAAGCCGCCTGGGGCGACTGGCTGGAGTATTTTCTCAACGGCGTCGCCCGCATGTCCGCCGATGCTCTGACCCGATCCGAACGCATCAATGCGTTGCTGGCTGATTGGCGAAAGCAAGTCGCCGGCAGCGCGTCCAAAACAGTGGCCGTGCTCGTGGACCTGCTGGCCGAGAACCCGTTCTGGACCATCAACCGTGCCGCTGAACGTCTGGATGTCGCTTACACGACCGCTCAACGTGCAATCGAAAAGTTACAGTCCCAGGGCGTGCTCGAGCAAACCGACGATGCCCAACGTGGCCGGGTGTACTGCGCCAGGCAACTCATGGCCATTCTCGACGAACCAGCCAAAATCAGCGGGTAGCGCTGTAATGAACAATGCCCCTGCAATCAACCGATGTCGGTATGGAACGGCCGATGGTCAAACTCGAAGACATCCTCGAAGGCATCGAAATGAGTCACGACGAGTGCCAGGCTTACCTCGATCTGCGCACCGGTCGCGTCGAATACATCGACGACGATACACAATGGGCCCTGGATCACGAAGATGACCCGGCGGACCTGCCCGACTGGCAGAGCCCCATTGTCGAGATCACCCGACTCATCGACGCCGATGAGGAAGGCGAGCGTTTTCTGCCTCTGCCGAATCAATTTGACGTGCATGAATGGCAGATGATGGCCGACTTCGTCCAAACCCTCGACGACGAGGCGATCCGGCATCAACTGTCCAACGCCTGCCGCGGCGGCGGGGCATTCCGATGTTTCAAGGATATGGCCCATCGTCTCGGCGTGGAAGCGAAATGGTTTGCATGTCGCGAAGAACAATACCGTCGGTTCGCCGTCGACTGGTGCGAGGTCAACAACATCCCGTGGGAATGACCGAAAGCCCGACGCGTCAGTCCAGTCGGTCCAGCATCTTCATAAAGTTGCGTTTGCGTTTGTGCGTCGCGCGGACCTCGGCCAGATATGCGGCGAACTGCTTCCGCTCGCCCAGTTGGATCATGAGCTGACCGATCGTACGCACCAGTCCGGTCGCTTCACGGTAGGCATCGTTGCCCGTCTGGTTGACCATGGGATCGATCTGCTTGCGGTAAATGGCCAGTGCGTCAGCCGGGTGGTCCTTCTCACGATGTTTCGCCAGCGTCATCCACAGCGTATTCGAGCAGCCGCCGACCTGCGCCTCCTGCCACGCGGATTCCGCGTCTTTCTCCCAGAGATACATCTCCACCAGCAACGAATGGTCCATCGGACGGTGATACGCCCACCGGTCTTGCGAGTGCGGACGGCGCTGGGCTTCGCCGATGCGCCGATGGACGAGTTCCAGCGCCTTTTGCCGCCAATTTGACCACTCCTTGGCCTGGTCGGCGTGCTTCTTGAGATGCGTATATGTGTGCAAGCTTGGCGAACGCTCAAGCTGACCCCATATCAGCGCCATCGCTTCGTCGTGACGCCGCCGCCGGTGATATTCATCGGCGACGAAATCCTCCAGCCGCTCATCCGGTCGCCCGGCGGGTTCCTTCAAGCCACACTCAGCCCACTTCAACGCCGCGTCCGGTTGACCGTCCTGTTGATACACCTTCGCAATCTGAAGGTATCGGTAGGCCGAAGACAGATCTTTGCTCATGACCGCCACGAGTTTCTCCACATCGCCCGATGCTCTTGCCAACGACTCCATGATGGAGGTTAGCCGATAACGATTGTGGTCGTAACTGTGTCGATCCTGACCGGGCGCCAGCGGCGGCAACTTGTCCCACTCGGATTGGGCCAGTCGGCGATATTCGGTCAGCCCCTTCTTGCCCAGCACATCGGCATACGTCTCGGCGGCGCCATAGAACGTGTCGTACGACGTTTCAATCTCCCAACGAAACAAGCGCCGGGCCAACTCCTCCGGATCGGGCTTGGCAGACAGACATGCGGCGTGATGAATCTCACACAGCCGCTCCAGGATCCCGCCCATGTTGCCGCTGGAGTCGTCCATGCTACCCAGCGCCTGCTCGCAACGGGCGATCGCGTGCTCAGATAACTCGATCACTTCCGAGGCGCAGCCCTCATCCAGCAGTTCCTGAATCGAGTCGACTGCGGCATCGATCCGGCGCACAAAGTCCCACGCCGCACGATATTCCACAAACCCTCGACCGCCAATATGCGTGGCGTCGGTGATCGTCTTGCGGTAGGCGGAAATATTCGGGCCGCCTTTCCCACTACGAGCGGCGCGAAGAAACAGCTTCTGCCGCAGGTCGTCGTCCCACGGAAGCCGGTCCATGATGATCTCGACAAGCCGACTTTTATCTTGTCGCGTCAGAAAGGTACGAACGTCATCCGGCGTGATGGATTTGTCCTGCTTCTTCGCCCTGCGGCGCGAGCGTTGCCGGGCCTTCGTCGAGCCGGTCGCTTCGACAACTTCGGCCTCCCCGGCCAGAAAAGCCAGCCCCGTCGCCACGCAGTGTTTGCAGAACACGCCGTCGTCGCCCATCGGGCAGGAACACTCGCCCTCGATCTCGCCGTCCTTGACCCAGAGTTGAACTCGGTAATCATCCGTGCCGGCCACACGGGCGTGGATCACGCCGTCATCGACCAGCAGAATCTCCACCCGTTCATCATCAAAATAGCCGACGCCGCGCTCCCACGAGCGGTCATCCGTGATCTGTCGCAGGTCTTTCTTCGTAAATTGTAAATCGGAACCGGCCATCGAGGGCGCAGTTTATTGACCCGACAAGCTGGCCGCAACGTGTGGACGGCCGGCTTCTGCATCGTCGATGCCGGTGACCTTCTCGGTGCTCACTTTCACGCCCAGTGACCGTCTTGGTGCCGTAACTCAATCCGGGTTAGGCCACCGCTGTCCATCGCAGGGCAAGCACCGCCGTGCAAGACCACAATGACGGATCGCCGCAACGTGCGTGTTGGGCGTGGGTTGGGGGAGTGTTGTCCACGAGTGGCCGCGGCTGTCCGCCGCTGGCCATTGGAAGGAAAAAAGCGGGTGATGGGATTTGAACCCACGACATTCACGTTGGCAACAGCCGGCGGTGGACGCACATCGCTTTGACTCGCCGATGGTTATGTGCCTCCCAAGACGCTCGGTGACCGACTCGGTGCGGGAACGTGGGGGATGTTTGGCTCCGCTTGTCCACCTCAGACAGCCACATCCCATAGTTCTTCTCCAATAATCTTAACCGGTTGTGGGAATAAAACGCAGCCGGCGGGACTCTCTTAATAGGTGGGCACACGACTGGTGTTTACCCAAACACAACTGATGTTGGTCTCTCGCAGCTACCGTTGAGGGTCGGTGATGGTCACCGCCGTTGCACCAAGGGTGTATTTTTTGAAAGGATCACCATGGATAAGTCGAAACTGACACGTCGGAATTTCGGCATGTTGACCGCGGCCGCGTTCGGCGGGATGGCCAGCGGGGTGCTGAGCCGCCCGGTGTTCGCCCAGGACGCCAAGGACCACATACTGCTGCAGGAGCCGCATGTCTGCCGCGGGCTGAACGCGTGCAAGGGCAAAGGGGCGTGCAAGACGGCCAAGAATGACTGCAAAGGCCACAATGAGTGCGCCGGCCAGGGCGCCTGCGCGACGGCCGAGCATCACTCCTGCAAGGGCGAGAACGCCTGCAAGGGCCAAGGCGGCTGCGGGGAGCACCCCGGTGAAAACGCCTCGTGCAAGGGCCAAGGCACGTGTGCCGTGCCGCTGAGCAAGAAGGCATGGCCCAAGGCGCGGACCAACTTCGAGAAGGCCTACGAGGCGGCCTACGGCAAGAAGCCCGCCCCGGCTCCCGCGGCGGCCTGATTCCGCCGGCAACGGCGCGCCCGACGGCCGATCCCGTGCAAGTCCCCCGCTGCGCGACCCGGCCGCTCGGGCCTTCATCTTTCTCCCCCCGGACTCGACCTCGGCTTCTTGTCGAGGTCGAGTATTTCCCATGGAGTGATTCGTGATGACCCCGCCACGACTCGGTCACGACAACCTCGGCCTCGGCGTCGGGCTGCGGACGGTCCACTTCGGACACATCCTCCAGCACCAACCCCGCGTCGACTGGTTCGAGATCATCAGCGAGAACTTCATGGACTCGCAGGGCCGGCCGCGCAATGTGCTGGAACAGATCGCCGAGCGCTATCCGATCGTCTGCCACGGCGTGTCGATGAGCATCGGCTCGACCGACCCGCTGGACATGGACTACCTGAGAAAGCTCCGCGACCTCGGCCGCACCGTCAAGGCGAAGTGGATCAGCGATCATCTGTGCTGGACGGGCGTGGCGACGAAGAACACGCACGACCTGCTGCCGCTGCCGTACAACGACAAGACGCTGCGCCACTGCATCCAGCGCGTTCGCATCGTGCAGGACGTGCTGGAGCGGCCGCTGGTGCTGGAGAATCCGTCGAGCTACGTGACCTTCCGCGACTCGACGATGGACGAATGGGAGTTTCTGACACAACTGGCTGAGGAGACCGACTGCGGCCTGCTGCTCGATGTCAACAACGTCTACGTGTCGAGCTTCAATCACGACATGAATCCCGAGCAATTCATCGAGTCGTTGCCGCACGAGCGAATCGTGCAGTTTCACCTGGCTGGTCACACCAACTACGAAACCCACCTGATCGACACGCACGATCACCCCGTGATCGACCCGGTCTGGGCCCTGTACAAGCTGGCGCACAAGCTGACCGGC
This genomic window from Planctomycetota bacterium contains:
- a CDS encoding DUF692 family protein — protein: MTPPRLGHDNLGLGVGLRTVHFGHILQHQPRVDWFEIISENFMDSQGRPRNVLEQIAERYPIVCHGVSMSIGSTDPLDMDYLRKLRDLGRTVKAKWISDHLCWTGVATKNTHDLLPLPYNDKTLRHCIQRVRIVQDVLERPLVLENPSSYVTFRDSTMDEWEFLTQLAEETDCGLLLDVNNVYVSSFNHDMNPEQFIESLPHERIVQFHLAGHTNYETHLIDTHDHPVIDPVWALYKLAHKLTGGVSTLLEWDANIPPFEELHAEVLKARHHMDEQLEPAVGGESEVRDAAEQRRNDAGWVPHPLHHVTPEVE
- a CDS encoding Fic family protein, whose translation is MYGKPHGSGRLIKCPGGYEAFVPNPLPLEVELSPRLIRTMSDADRLIGQLAGEGRSLPNPHLLMRPFVTREAVLSSRIEGTQATLGELLAADAGAVVQRSPDELREVGNYVVALEHGMQRLDSLPLSLRLIRELHAKLMQGVRGDHATPGEFRRSQNWIGPPGCTLNNASFVPPPVDLLMDCLGEWENFLHDRSLPPLIQIGMLHYQFEAIHPFLDGNGRVGRLLITLFLIERGILPTPLLYLSAFFEATRPDYYDRLSAVSHEAAWGDWLEYFLNGVARMSADALTRSERINALLADWRKQVAGSASKTVAVLVDLLAENPFWTINRAAERLDVAYTTAQRAIEKLQSQGVLEQTDDAQRGRVYCARQLMAILDEPAKISG